The Dickeya poaceiphila DNA window GTTCGGCGCGGCGCGGTGTAGACAGTGCCTCATCCAACCCGCCAAGATAGGGGAAGCCGGGCTGGAAACCGAGGAAATAGACCACATAACGCCCGGCGGCATGACGCTCCACCACCTGTTGCGCAGTCATGCCACAGTGTTCCGCCACGACATTCAAGTCTGGCCCGTGTTCGCCGCCATAGATTACCGGAATGTCTACCTCACGCTGTTGCACGTCGGTAAGCGAGTCACTCTCTTCCCACCAGCGTTGCAGCCGCTCAATAGCATCCAGCGCCTGTTGAGCAGGGTTCCTGAGCACCACCGTCAGGTTGTTCATGCCGGGAATCACCTCGCTGACATCATCGTGCCCGGTCAAACGCTC harbors:
- the pxpB gene encoding 5-oxoprolinase subunit PxpB, translated to MQRARCYLLGERTVVLELEPPLRLESQQRIWGLAERLTGHDDVSEVIPGMNNLTVVLRNPAQQALDAIERLQRWWEESDSLTDVQQREVDIPVIYGGEHGPDLNVVAEHCGMTAQQVVERHAAGRYVVYFLGFQPGFPYLGGLDEALSTPRRAEPRLQVPAGSVGIGGSQTGVYPLSTPGGWQLIGRTSLALFQPMQTPPTLLKPGDRVRFVPQREGVC